The genomic region TGGGCTTCAAGCTGGGCAATGCGATCGCCCCACTGCGCGGCGATCGCCTCTTCTGTCGGGGCGCTTTCCGGTTCTGCCGGGGGTTCGGTGTCGCTGGCGGTGTCGGTGTCGGCTTCTTCCTCGGCGGCGCTTGCGGCGGCGATCGCCTCTGAAGCGTCTGTTTCTGGCGCGGATTCCTGTTCTGGCGCGGGTTCTGCCTCGGTGGGCGTTTCCGCGATCGCCGGATCCTCGTCGGTCGTTTGCTCTTTCGTAGCTTCCCCTTGGGGGTCTAAGGCTTCTGGATTGTGGATATCGTCCGAACTCATAGCAAGTACAGTCTCATTTTCAAGCTTTTTTAGCGTACCAGTCAGCCCGAATTCTCCGCGATCGGGCGATCGGGCGATCGCCTGTGGTTTCAACGGGATTTAGCGATAAGGACAGCGCTGTTCCAAGCAATTTTGCAAGGTTTTCGGGTCGAACAAGACCGGGACGAAGTGAATGCTATTGATTTCCTTGAAATAGAGCAGAATCGGCACGGGCGGCCAAAAAATCCGCCAATTTTCCCACTCCCGATAGGGAAAGCGCCGAATCCGCTTCTCTCCGCGATAGATATCCAGGTCGGTCGCGGTAAATTCTAAGCGCAAGGTCGCCGCCTGCAGCAGTAGAAAGATCGAAAAAGCCAGGATGACAAAGCCGATCCACAGGTTGAGTAAGGCGACGGGAATCGAGCCGATTA from Oxynema aestuarii AP17 harbors:
- a CDS encoding DUF3119 family protein, which translates into the protein MTTSSGLQPTQTVRLEPSYVLPLAILIGSIPVALLNLWIGFVILAFSIFLLLQAATLRLEFTATDLDIYRGEKRIRRFPYREWENWRIFWPPVPILLYFKEINSIHFVPVLFDPKTLQNCLEQRCPYR